A DNA window from Pungitius pungitius chromosome 1, fPunPun2.1, whole genome shotgun sequence contains the following coding sequences:
- the eps8l3b gene encoding epidermal growth factor receptor kinase substrate 8-like protein 3b: MFGNGTHFSFSPRGFSPEDSPPQRRPFQQDDFKVAPLQRHNMSRPSGKSIYMQRKEYSEVLDKHPDNFHVRVEHLFTCKLDGQEVKTVDDCLAKLKRLDAKGRLWPQDMGMEVQRGYLLLSDIETKSELESLPLSCILQTKAVLDSCAYNSVLTVTVQQHGKRVPQVFMFQCEETGADLVKKDLDEVVRKGGDVDEPRRGQSVIRSDLESIIGQQVPGSFRQAGPRPVQRETTPPPPDHPAAGWRSREPDNMPSPPYNLHEEYIDQEVAVQMEAERDTDILNHLLNDVEFFMDKVSSAANTPSVPEVKKKKNAFKKNKSKKNAPAVVLPPWEEYISYLQKVKYGFNLLGQLDGSLFSPTAPDYVHIFFSSLGEILPQYPADLPPTVLSPLLTEAALQLMCEVVNPEEDLLWRSLGDSWNIPSSRWPDNDVPLYTPEFYDGWQPPPLSSMPSPLLYQSSSHNFPSGPREPPLHMQVIYDFVARNNSELSVMKGDVVQVVQKSKQWWLVRNTRGEEGHVPQNVLEPMQSGGHMEDLPRDSRRPVTLDMNSPSTEVKAWLEYKGFSKITASSLGVLTGNLLLGMTKDEIRTVCPEEGGKVFFQLQAIKSAIALASEPPGRYSARY; encoded by the exons atgtttggaaacGGCACACATTTCTCGTTTTCCCCGAG GGGTTTCTCACCAGAGGACTCGCCGCCCCAAAGACGACCGTTCCAACAAGATGACTTCAAGGTTGCTCCACTGCAGAGACACAATATGTCTAGACCCAGTGGAAAATCTATATACA tGCAGAGGAAGGAGTACTCCGAGGTGCTGGACAAACATCCGGACAACTTTCATGTCCGAGTGGAG CACCTGTTCACCTGTAAGCTGGACGGACAGGAGGTGAAAACAGTGGACGACTGTTTGGCCAAGCTCAAGAGGCTGGATGCCAAAGGTCGGCTGTGGCCTCAGGACATGGGGATGGAGGTGCAGCGCGGATATCTACTGCTCAGTGACATTGAAACCAAG TCAGAGCTGGAGTCGCTGCCTTTGAGCTGCATCTTGCAAACCAAAGCTGTGCTGGATAGCTGCGCCTACAACTCCGTGCTGACCGTAACCGTGCAGCAGCACGGAAAGCGCGTCCCCCAGGTCTTCATGTTCCAGTGTGAGGAGACCGGG GCCGACCTCGTCAAGAAGGATTTGGATGAGGTAGTTCGAAAAGGAGGTGATGTTGATGAACCACGCAGAGGCCAGTCCGTCATCAG GTCTGATCTCGAGAGCATCATCGGGCAACAGGTTCCAGGGAGTTTTCGGCAAGCCGGGCCTCGTCCTGTTCAGCGAGAGACGACCCCGCCACCACCGGACCACCCGGCCGCtgggtggaggagcagagaacCAG ACAATATGCCTTCTCCACCTTATAATCTCCATGAGGAGTATATTGACCAGGAGGTCGCTGTGCagatggaggcagagagggacaca GATATTTTAAACCACCTCCTAAATGATGTGGAGTTCTTCATGGATAAAGTGTCTTCTGCAGCAAACACACCTTCTGTACCGGaagtcaagaagaagaaaaatgcatttaagaagaacaaatcaaagaaaaatg CACCTGCTGTCGTTCTGCCACCCTGGGAGGAATATATTTCCTATCTTCAGAAAGTCAAGTATGGATTCAATCTCCTG GGCCAGCTGGACGGGTCTCTGTTCAGCCCCACCGCTCCTGACTATGTCCACATCTTCTTCAGTAGTTTAGGCGAG ATACTGCCTCAGTATCCTGCAGATCTTCCCCCCACTGTTCTCTCTCCGCTGCTGACGGAGGCAGCGTTGCAGCTGATGTGTGAGGTCGTCAACCCTGAGGAAGACCTTCTGTGGAGGTCTCTGGGAGACAGCTGGAATATCCCCAG TTCTAGATGGCCGGACAACGATGTGCCACTTTACACCCCAGAGTTCTATGATGGCTGGCAGCCGCCCCCTCTCTCCAGCATGCCCTCCCCACTCCTTTATCAGAGCAGCAGCCACAACTTCCCATCGGGCCCCCGGGAGCCCCCCCTGCACATGCAGGTCATTTACGACTTTGTGGCCAGGAACAACAGTGAGCTGAGCGTCATGAAGGGGGATGTTGTTCAG GTGGTTCAGAAATCCAAACAATGGTGGCTTGTTCGCAACACCCGCGGCGAGGAAGgccacgttcctcagaatgttCTGGAGCCGATGCAGAGCGGGGGCCACATGGAGGATCTACCG CGGGACAGTCGCCGCCCTGTGACTCTGGACATGAACTCCCCGTCCACAGAGGTCAAAGCCTGGCTGGAGTACAAAGGTTTCTCCAAAAT CACTGCGTCCAGCCTCGGGGTGCTGACCGGTAATCTGCTTCTGGGGATGACCAAGGATGAGATCCGGACGGTGTGTCCCGAGGAAGGAGGCAAGGTCTTCTTCCAGCTGCAGGCCATTAAGTCAGCCATTGCG CTCGCCAGTGAACCACCCGGCCGGTACAGCGCCCGCTACTGA
- the LOC119222499 gene encoding glutathione S-transferase Mu 5-like encodes MTMKLAYWDIRGLAQPARLLLEFTGSKYEDKLYVCGAAPNYDRSCWLDVKDTLGMDFPNLPYLEDGDRKIVQSNAIMRYIARKHNMCGETEDEKVRVDFLENQAMDLRNGFVRLCYSDYDNMKPGYLENLPKLLKQFSDYLGDRKWFAGNKITYVDFIMYELLDQHRMFHPTCLDDFKNLKDLLNRFEALEKIAAYMKSNRYMKTPVNNKMAKWGNKKE; translated from the exons ATGACGATGAAACTGGCTTACTGGGACATTCGTGGG CTGGCCCAGCCTGCCCGTCTGCTGCTGGAGTTCACCGGCTCCAAGTACGAGGACAAGCTTTACGTCTGTGGAGCAG CTCCGAACTATGACAGGAGTTGCTGGTTAGATGTGAAAGACACACTTGGGATGGACTTCCCTAAT CTGCCGTACTTGGAGGATGGAGACAGGAAGATTGTGCAGAGCAATGCTATCATGAGATACATTGCTCGTAAGCACAACATGT GTGGAGAGACCGAGGATGAGAAGGTGCGTGTGGACTTCTTGGAGAACCAGGCGATGGACCTCAGGAACGGCTTTGTGCGGCTTTGCTACTCTGATTAT GACAACATGAAGCCAGGTTACCTCGAGAATCTGCCAAAGCTACTCAAGCAGTTCTCAGATTACTTgggggacaggaagtggtttGCTGGTAACAAG ATCACTTATGTGGACTTCATCATGTACGAGCTGTTGGACCAACACAGGATGTTTCATCCCACGTGTCTGGATGACTTCAAGAACCTCAAAGATCTTCTAAACCGTTTTGAG GCTCTTGAGAAGATTGCTGCCTACATGAAGTCAAACAGATACATGAAGACTCCCGTCAACAACAAGATGGCCAAGTGGGGAAACAAGAAGGAGTAG